The Rhizobium leguminosarum DNA segment CCATGGCGCTGTCATTGATCCTCGGCGAAGCTGGTTTTACCGCCGAGCATATGGAAACCTCCGCCAAGGTGACGCTCGAAAGCGTCGAGGGCGGCTTTGCCATCACCGCCATCCACCTATCGCTCACCGGTCGTATCCCCGGCGCCGATGAGGCGACCTTCACCGAACTTGCCAACAAGGCGAAGGCCGGCTGCCCGGTTTCCAAGGCGCTCGCCTCCGTTCCGATCACGCTCGACGTCAAGCTCGGCTAATTTCCGTTGCCGCTGACGAGGTGCCGCGCGCGTTTGACGTCGCGGCACTTTTCAATTGCGTTCGACAATAGCGTTCGACCGCTTCGGAAAAATCCTCACATCTACAAATGAACGCGCATCGGCGGCATCTCGCCCGAGCGCTGTGCTGTCTGTTGACAAATGACGCGTGATATTTTACGACTGACGAAATTCAAAAATCGTCAGTCGTAATTCGGGTATCGAAACTATGGACGACATCACGGAAAATACACTCGATGTCACGCGGCAGGAGAATGTCACCCGCATTCTCGACGCGGCTGAGCGGCTGTTCCGCCACTATGGCTACAGCAAAACGACGGTGGCTGACATTGCCCGCGATCTCGGCATGTCGCCGGCCAACGTCTATCGTTTCTTCGCCTCGAAGGTGGAAATTCACCAGGCGGTCTGCGGGCGTATGCTTGCTACCTGCTATCAGCTCGCCTACGACGTCCGCCACCTTCCGATCAGCGCCAGCGAACGATTGCGCCGCTATGTCCAGACGCAGCACCAGTGGACGCTGGATACGATGCTGGACGAGACGAAGGTGCATGAGATGATCGTCGTCGCCATCGAGCGCGACTGGCACGTCATCGAAAAACATATCGATCGCATTCATGACATCATCGCCGAGATTATTGCCGAAGGCATTGCAGCCGGCGAGTTCGCCGAGCAGGACCCTGTGGCCGCTTCGCGCTGCTTCGGCGCTGCGACGAACACGCTCTGCCATCCGCAAATGGTGGCGCAATGTCTCGCCAAGGCGAACCGTGCGAGCATTGACGAATTGATCAATTTTGTGATCAGGGCGCTGAAGAAATAACGGACGGCAGCCGCCGCCGAACCCCCCAAACCATCCAGGAGTGCGGAAGATGTTTTCGCTCAAGAGCCTCAGCCATCGCATGCCGTCCGTTGCCCGCCTTGTGTTTGTCGGCGCCATCGGCATTGGCGTTTCCGCCTGCTCGGAAGAGAAGGCCGAGGTCAAGCAAGTCATCCGGCCGGTGAAGGTCGTCGAGATCGCCAAGGCCGGTGACACCCGCAAACTCGACTATTCGGGCTCGGTCAAGGCGCGCACGGAGATGAACCTCGGGTTTCGCGTTGCCGGCAAGATCACCGAACGCCTCGTCGATATCGGCGACCGGGTGACGCCGGGCGACGTTCTCGCCCGCGTCGACGCCACCGATTACCAACTGGCGGTCAGAACGGCGGAAGCCAATCTTGCCTCGGCCGAAAGAGGCGTTGAAACCGCCGATCTCGCCAACAAACGCGCCGAGCAGCTTTTCGACAAGAGTGTCGCTCCGAAGTCGCAGGTCGAGCAGGCTTCGCTCAGCCATGACCAGGCGATCTCGCAGCGCGACGCCGCCCTCTCCGCGCTCGACCAGGCGAAGAACCAGGTGAGCTACACCGAGCTCAAGGCCGGTCAGAACGGCATCGTCACCGCTATCAATGCCGATACCGGCCAAGTCGTCGGTTCCGGCACCGCCGTCGTCACCGTTGCCGTCGACGGTGAGAAGGAAGTGCAGATCGCGGTTCCGGAAAACGACATTGCGGAATTCAAGCCGGGCAAGACGGTCAAGACAAGCTTCTGGGCCGATAGCAAGCTGGTGCTCGACGGCAAGGTGCGGGAGGTTTCCGGCAGCGCCGACCAGCAGTCGCGCACCTTTGCGGTGCGGGTGAGCCTGCCGAACGATCCGCAGGTGCTGCTCGGCATGACGGCGACAATCGAGGCCGACGTCAGCAACGGCAATAGCTATGTCTCGATCCCGCTCAGCGCACTGGCTGATAAGGACGGCAAGCAGATGGTCTGGACCGTCGACCGCGACACGGCGACCGTGCATGGCCGCGACATCAAGGTCGCCGATTTCACCGGCGACGGCGTGCATGTGACCGAGGGCCTCGACACCGGTGATCTCGTCGTGGCGGCCGGCACGCAGTTCATGAGCGAAAATCTGAAGGTGAAGGTGCCGGACCAGCAGTCGGCCTTGGCCGCCACGGACCAGACCGTCCGCTGATCAGGTCATAAAAGGGAACAGAACCATGGACGCCACCACCGAAAAGCGGCCCTTCAATCTGTCGCGCTGGGCGATCGGCCATCCGAGCATCGCCCGCTTCCTCTTCGGACTGATCATCATTACCGGCGTGCTCGGTCTGATGCGCATGGGCCAGCGCGAGGATCCCGAATTCACCTTCCGCGTCATGGTCGTT contains these protein-coding regions:
- a CDS encoding TetR family transcriptional regulator, with the protein product MDDITENTLDVTRQENVTRILDAAERLFRHYGYSKTTVADIARDLGMSPANVYRFFASKVEIHQAVCGRMLATCYQLAYDVRHLPISASERLRRYVQTQHQWTLDTMLDETKVHEMIVVAIERDWHVIEKHIDRIHDIIAEIIAEGIAAGEFAEQDPVAASRCFGAATNTLCHPQMVAQCLAKANRASIDELINFVIRALKK
- a CDS encoding efflux RND transporter periplasmic adaptor subunit, which codes for MFSLKSLSHRMPSVARLVFVGAIGIGVSACSEEKAEVKQVIRPVKVVEIAKAGDTRKLDYSGSVKARTEMNLGFRVAGKITERLVDIGDRVTPGDVLARVDATDYQLAVRTAEANLASAERGVETADLANKRAEQLFDKSVAPKSQVEQASLSHDQAISQRDAALSALDQAKNQVSYTELKAGQNGIVTAINADTGQVVGSGTAVVTVAVDGEKEVQIAVPENDIAEFKPGKTVKTSFWADSKLVLDGKVREVSGSADQQSRTFAVRVSLPNDPQVLLGMTATIEADVSNGNSYVSIPLSALADKDGKQMVWTVDRDTATVHGRDIKVADFTGDGVHVTEGLDTGDLVVAAGTQFMSENLKVKVPDQQSALAATDQTVR
- a CDS encoding OsmC family protein, producing MQINRTASAHWTGGLKDGKGLISTQSGALKDYPYGFASRFEGIAGTNPEELIGAAHAGCFTMALSLILGEAGFTAEHMETSAKVTLESVEGGFAITAIHLSLTGRIPGADEATFTELANKAKAGCPVSKALASVPITLDVKLG